One window from the genome of Tachysurus vachellii isolate PV-2020 chromosome 5, HZAU_Pvac_v1, whole genome shotgun sequence encodes:
- the LOC132845436 gene encoding coagulation factor XIII A chain-like yields the protein MVVFESCDRSRGRLNSPLSCSNGDNATLPENETFQGATPRAPMYTSENLIVNSIKMYEKMNKLLHHTDAFSQRNLIIRRGQEFIMGIVFNRPFDPKMDLFFIEFLIGKNPVQTQKTLIYLTLAETNQPNIWDLRLVETRQNEIKVAITPAANCIVGLYSTFVTVITNLGKQRSQRNYETDFYVLFNPWAPMDQVYLENEEERQEYVLNNVGMIFTGDYTNVNKRPWNYGQFQSDILEACIYILDFGEMPLWYRGDAVKVARKASSLINSVDDNGVLVGSWSGDFGLGTAPTAWTGSVEILRQFYTEKGKPVMYGQCWVFAGVFNTFLRCLGIPARVITNFCSAHDNNGNLMTDIVLDEDGGLDRDVSDTIWNFHCWNEAYLKRRDIPEMYSGWQVVDSTPQEISEGYYRCGPASVACIKMESLGYSFDAGFVYSEVNSDVVYHKRDRYGNMSVIYVDRNYVGKLVVTKMIGSDDYNDITDRYKHSKRVSRRETRVKEVSALDRYEFTLPDTDVKLCTQATKNNDDLMLIMIFNNLSNEPRTITTKITGKVEYYTGATRTQFKFLTHEVSLKPLEYKQEVVIVTADEYKNFIIGQSFLSFIVYAFINETEMSLTAMESIYMSNPPLHLEVSRISQMGNEMLATVGFTNTLGHDLTDVTVRMEGLNLFPMKSKMYRIIEQGSKIKWLESFKPVKAGTMTLVACLDCATLRNVCGHVDIVIQP from the exons ATGGTTGTATTCGAATCATGCGATAGAAGCCGAGGCCGGTTGAACAGTCCACTATCCTGCAGCAATGGAGACAACGCGACCCTACCTGAGAATGAAACATTTCAAGGAGCAACACCTCGGGCCCCAATGTATACAAGTG aaaatctCATTGTGAATAGTATTAAGATGTATGAGAAGATGAACAAGCTTCTTCATCACACTGATGCGTTCAGTCAGAGAAACCTGATCATCCGTCGGGGTCAAGAGTTCATCATGGGCATTGTCTTCAATCGCCCCTTTGACCCGAAAATGGATTTGTTCTTTATTGAGTTCCTGATTG GCAAAAACCCTGTCCAGACCCAAAAGACTTTAATCTACTTGACCCTTGCTGAAACTAACCAGCCCAATATTTGGGACCTCCGTTTGGTGGAAACCAGGCAAAACGAGATTAAGGTGGCCATCACACCAGCCGCTAACTGCATTGTGGGTCTCTACAGCACATTTGTGACAGTGATAACCAATTTGGGAAAACAACGCTCTCAGAGAAATTATGAGACAGACTTCTATGTGCTGTTCAATCCCTGGGCACCCA TGGATCAGGTTTACCTGGAAAATGAAGAAGAGAGGCAGGAGTATGTGCTAAATAATGTGGGAATGATCTTCACTGGAGACTATACTAATGTTAATAAACGGCCATGGAACTATGGACAG TTTCAGAGTGATATTCTGGAAGCTTGCATCTACATCCTGGATTTTGGGGAAATGCCCCTGTGGTACAGAGGAGATGCTGTAAAAGTGGCTCGGAAAGCTTCATCACTG ATCAACTCGGTGGATGATAATGGGGTCCTTGTAGGTAGCTGGAGTGGTGACTTCGGCCTTGGTACTGCACCCACAGCCTGGACAGGCAGTGTGGAGATTCTGAGACAGTTCTATACGGAAAAAGGGAAGCCTGTCATGTATGGCCAGTGCTGGGTGTTCGCTGGAGTGTTCAACACCT TTCTTCGGTGCCTTGGCATTCCCGCAAGGGTGATTACCAACTTCTGCTCCGCACATGACAACAATGGCAACCTGATGACTGACATTGTGCTGGATGAGGATGGGGGTCTGGACAGAGATGTCTCAGACACCATCTG GAACTTTCACTGCTGGAATGAGGCGTATTTGAAGAGGCGTGACATACCTGAAATGTACTCAGGCTGGCAGGTGGTGGACTCCACTCCTCAGGAGATCAGTGAAG gttaTTACCGCTGTGGTCCTGCATCTGTGGCATGCATCAAAATGGAATCTCTGGGCTATTCGTTTGATGCAGGTTTTGTGTATTCTGAG GTCAACAGTGATGTTGTGTACCATAAAAGAGACAGGTACGGAAACATGAGTGTCATCTACGTGGACAGAAACTATGTAGGAAAGTTGGTTGTGACCAAAATGATTGGATCCGATGATTACAATGACATTACAGACAGATACAAACATTCTAAGA GGGTGTCAAGACGAGAGACACGAGTAAAGG AGGTCAGTGCTTTGGACAGATATGAGTTTACACTGCCGGACACCGATGTGAAGCTGTGCACCCAGGCCACCAAAAACAACGATGACCTAATGTTAATCATGATCTTTAACAACCTGAGCAATGAGCCACGCACCATCACCACCAAAATCACAGGAAAAGTGGAATACTACACCGGAGCCACCCGGACCCAGTTCAAGTTCCTCACCCATGAGGTGTCTCTGAAGCCTTTGGAAT ATAAGCAGGAGGTCGTCATTGTGACAGCAGATGAGTACAAGAACTTCATCATAGGTCAGTCTTTCCTGAGCTTCATTGTGTACGCTTTCATCAACGAGACCGAGATGTCCCTCACCGCCATGGAATCGATCTATATGAGCAACCCGCCCCTTCATCTTGag GTGAGCAGAATCTCTCAAATGGGAAATGAAATGCTCGCGACTGTGGGCTTCACCAACACACTTGGCCATGACCTGACCGATGTCACTGTGCGCATGGAGGGACTAAACCTCTTTCCTATGAAAAGCAAAATGTACAG GATCATTGAACAAGGCTCCAAAATAAAATGGCTTGAATCGTTCAAACCTGTGAAGGCTGGCACCATGACGCTGGTGGCATGTTTGGATTGCGCTACTCTGAGAAATGTGTGTGGACATGTGGACATCGTCATACAgccttga
- the nrn1a gene encoding neuritin, with the protein MGLTLSGRYISLVLAVQIAYLLQTVGASGKCDTVFKGFSDCLLQLGNNMASYPQDLDEKENLQTICTYWDDFHSCATTALADCQEGATELWEKLKKESRNLEFKGSLFELCAGGNDASTPSASPTGLTMLLSSLSVLLTWIQF; encoded by the exons ATGGGATTAACTTTGTCCGGAAGATACATCTCACTGGTGCTGGCTGTACAAATAG CGTATTTGCTCCAGACTGTTGGAGCGTCGGGGAAATGTGACACCGTGTTTAAGGGCTTCTCAGACTGCCTGCTTCAGCTGGGAAACAACATGGCCAGCTATCCACAGGATCTGGACGAGAAGGAGAACCTGCAAACCATCTGCAC ATATTGGGACGACTTCCACTCGTGTGCCACCACAGCACTGGCAGACTGCCAGGAGGGAGCGACGGAGCTGTGGGAGAAACTCAAGAAGGAGTCCAGAAACCTGGAGTTTAAAGGCAGTTTGTTTGAACTGTGCGCTGGAGGAAACGACGCCAGCACACCATCAGCCTCTCCAACCGGGCTCACCATGCTGCTCAGCTCCCTCTCCGTTCTGCTCACATGGATCCAGTTTTAG